The following are from one region of the Acidobacteriota bacterium genome:
- a CDS encoding energy transducer TonB yields MNSQPLELTLGILPDPRARWQKFVFSYGVQSVLVIFALVAAVMNPDLLEIPARDYHFVSLVNTPPPVPQKPAPMRTFPTPKVAEVVVPRPEALRVPKELQIPKKVVPEVQAPKVELAAKIDPIPDIKPAIPKQLVRTNVFSTGSSATPTLAAAPAKVQTGGLGDPNGVPARDNPGHAVTIARLGSFDMPAGPGQGNGTGGSKGVRGVVASAGFGNGVATGDNSGRVSATRGTVRQGGFGDTDVVSPAAARTKTPEAMAKTIPAEITFKPRPVYTEEGKRLKVEGEVLLEVVFTATGQIHVQRVVQGLGHGLDESAIQAAQKIQFKPALKDGQPSDFQAVLHIVFQLAS; encoded by the coding sequence ATGAATTCCCAGCCTTTGGAATTGACCCTTGGTATTCTCCCTGATCCTCGCGCCCGCTGGCAGAAATTTGTTTTCAGCTACGGCGTGCAATCAGTGCTGGTCATATTTGCTTTGGTAGCGGCGGTCATGAATCCTGACCTGCTGGAGATACCTGCGCGCGACTATCACTTCGTCAGCCTGGTGAATACTCCGCCACCGGTCCCGCAAAAGCCGGCACCCATGCGGACTTTCCCAACTCCGAAGGTTGCTGAAGTGGTGGTGCCACGGCCGGAAGCACTGCGTGTGCCCAAAGAATTGCAGATTCCGAAGAAAGTCGTCCCTGAAGTGCAAGCTCCAAAAGTGGAATTGGCTGCCAAAATTGATCCCATTCCGGATATCAAGCCTGCAATCCCGAAACAACTGGTCCGGACGAATGTATTCTCGACCGGAAGTTCGGCGACTCCGACCCTGGCCGCCGCACCTGCCAAAGTGCAGACCGGTGGACTCGGCGATCCCAACGGAGTTCCTGCCCGCGACAATCCCGGCCATGCTGTGACGATCGCCCGGCTTGGTTCGTTTGACATGCCTGCAGGTCCCGGCCAAGGCAATGGAACGGGTGGATCCAAAGGCGTGCGCGGCGTGGTCGCCAGTGCCGGCTTTGGCAACGGCGTCGCCACCGGCGACAACTCAGGACGCGTGTCCGCTACTCGCGGGACAGTCCGGCAAGGTGGATTTGGCGATACCGACGTTGTCTCGCCCGCGGCGGCAAGAACAAAAACTCCCGAGGCAATGGCGAAAACGATTCCTGCAGAGATCACATTCAAGCCTCGTCCGGTTTACACTGAAGAAGGAAAACGGCTCAAAGTTGAAGGTGAGGTTCTGCTGGAAGTAGTGTTTACTGCGACCGGTCAGATTCACGTCCAGCGAGTCGTACAAGGTCTAGGTCATGGACTGGATGAATCGGCCATTCAAGCCGCGCAAAAGATCCAGTTCAAGCCGGCTCTGAAGGATGGACAACCTTCCGATTTTCAGGCTGTCCTCCATATCGTGTTCCAGCTTGCATCCTAG
- a CDS encoding M48 family metalloprotease: MLRPFFAVLSLVCVFAATLLAQTPSATEPQLSTTRDAATQQAAAAAASFDQVIDRAVEREHFFMAQMKNLHPLVETYLQNLKDDKDSGTVVPASDLYFLGRLDMTNGADDRTFTSPTTGGLGKRMLSKLSNVYTMKFLPLGFAQMVVLDDDFQRKFYDFTFVRREFLGEIRCIVLDVAPKKDAGKGRFLGRIWVEEQDYNIVRFNGTYYPHPRSSYYLHFDSWRMNMRPGVWLPSFVYSEESDLKYRIGQTIHYKAQTRLWGYNLKDFKRSSEFTDITVDAPNPVQDQSQKSQDATPIEAQRAWERQAEINVVDRLQQIGLLAPEGEIDKVLQTVVNNVMITNNLDIQPEIHCRVLLTTPLESFTIGHTIVMSRGMVDVLPDEASLAMVLTHELAHIVLGHKLDTKLAFNDRMFFPDERTFERMDFGRIKSEEEAADKKALELINNSPYKDKMATPGLFLKAVQARAPQLKSLIRPHLGDSLLNGDAIRMSPLMTASPNFDPKKTDQIAALPLGGRVKVDPWTDRLELIKTKPVALNSPAEKMPFEVTPFFPFLARLGSTPPVSTPAAAPVTVPATAPASAPSAAPAASDPVSAPATPASAPATAPANAAPTSGPATTPAPEKTPEPDKTASPTAAPSAQ, encoded by the coding sequence ATGTTGCGACCCTTTTTTGCGGTACTCTCCCTCGTCTGTGTGTTCGCCGCAACCCTGCTTGCTCAAACACCATCGGCGACTGAACCACAACTCTCCACCACCCGCGATGCGGCCACGCAGCAAGCTGCCGCCGCTGCCGCCAGTTTTGACCAGGTTATCGATCGAGCCGTGGAACGCGAACATTTCTTCATGGCCCAGATGAAGAACCTGCATCCCCTGGTCGAGACCTATCTCCAGAATCTCAAGGACGACAAGGATTCAGGCACGGTCGTGCCCGCGAGCGACCTCTATTTCCTCGGCCGCCTGGATATGACCAATGGCGCCGATGATCGCACCTTTACCTCGCCGACCACCGGCGGACTCGGCAAGCGCATGCTCAGCAAACTGAGCAACGTCTACACCATGAAATTCCTGCCGCTGGGTTTCGCGCAGATGGTTGTCCTGGACGATGATTTTCAGCGCAAGTTCTACGACTTCACCTTCGTACGCCGCGAGTTTCTCGGTGAGATTCGTTGCATCGTTCTCGACGTTGCGCCCAAAAAGGATGCCGGCAAAGGCCGATTCCTCGGCCGCATCTGGGTCGAAGAGCAGGACTACAACATCGTCCGCTTCAACGGCACGTACTATCCGCATCCGCGTTCCAGCTACTACTTGCACTTCGACAGCTGGCGGATGAACATGCGGCCGGGCGTGTGGCTGCCTTCGTTCGTCTACTCCGAAGAATCCGACCTCAAGTACCGCATCGGCCAGACCATTCACTACAAGGCACAGACTCGCCTCTGGGGCTACAACCTGAAGGACTTCAAGCGCAGCTCGGAGTTCACCGACATCACGGTCGACGCTCCGAATCCTGTTCAGGACCAGAGCCAGAAGTCGCAGGACGCAACGCCGATCGAAGCGCAACGCGCCTGGGAGCGCCAGGCTGAAATCAACGTCGTCGATCGCCTGCAGCAAATTGGATTACTTGCTCCCGAAGGTGAAATCGACAAAGTGCTGCAGACGGTGGTCAACAACGTGATGATCACCAACAATCTCGACATTCAGCCGGAGATCCACTGCCGCGTCCTGCTGACCACTCCCTTGGAGTCGTTCACGATTGGGCACACCATCGTAATGAGCCGCGGCATGGTCGACGTTCTGCCCGATGAAGCGTCCCTGGCGATGGTTCTGACCCACGAACTCGCGCATATCGTGCTCGGACATAAGCTCGACACCAAGCTCGCTTTCAACGATCGAATGTTCTTTCCGGATGAGCGCACCTTCGAGCGCATGGATTTCGGCCGCATCAAGAGTGAAGAAGAAGCCGCCGACAAGAAGGCCCTCGAGTTGATCAACAACTCTCCCTACAAAGACAAGATGGCGACGCCGGGACTATTCCTGAAAGCAGTGCAGGCCCGTGCTCCGCAATTGAAGAGCCTGATCCGTCCGCACCTGGGCGATAGCCTTTTGAATGGCGACGCGATCCGTATGTCTCCGTTGATGACAGCGTCTCCGAATTTTGATCCCAAGAAGACGGATCAAATCGCAGCCCTGCCACTCGGTGGCCGCGTCAAAGTTGACCCGTGGACCGATCGACTGGAATTGATCAAGACGAAACCCGTGGCTCTGAACTCGCCAGCGGAGAAAATGCCGTTTGAAGTCACGCCATTTTTCCCGTTCCTTGCAAGATTGGGAAGCACGCCGCCCGTTTCGACACCTGCTGCAGCGCCCGTGACAGTGCCCGCAACTGCTCCGGCGTCAGCACCCAGCGCAGCACCGGCGGCTTCGGATCCGGTTTCAGCCCCTGCTACTCCGGCGTCTGCTCCGGCAACGGCGCCAGCCAATGCGGCTCCTACTTCGGGCCCTGCGACGACTCCCGCTCCCGAGAAGACTCCCGAACCTGACAAGACAGCTTCGCCTACTGCTGCACCTTCGGCCCAATAG
- a CDS encoding arginase family protein translates to MTRQAFLIAFVLLFITSLLAAQAVPTFVGVRTFLGAPYVTNLDKLDADFAVLGVPFDEGTWGQPGERYGPREMRESSQEYNHDLTEGFYYIDGDRTVLKGKRWADVGDIEIWPTVPAQTNDKVTAAVKKILAHKAFPILIGGDHSITFPSLRAHDEPITLIHIDAHLDTWSGAPGNLDHASWVLRAAQLPNVKRIVQIGMRGLANDQEAVGNARKIHTQIITAEELHRRGVAWVLAQIPPSENIYISFDVDSMDPTLAPGTGTLEPGGLSFAEIDDLLTGIPAKGKLIGMDIMEVNPLRDTSGRTAQTAIRLLVDTLGAAFH, encoded by the coding sequence ATGACCCGTCAAGCTTTTCTGATTGCTTTCGTCCTGCTGTTCATCACTTCCCTGCTCGCCGCCCAAGCGGTCCCTACCTTCGTCGGCGTCCGCACTTTTCTCGGCGCGCCCTACGTCACCAATCTCGACAAACTCGATGCTGATTTTGCCGTGCTCGGCGTTCCCTTCGATGAGGGCACATGGGGACAGCCCGGCGAACGCTACGGACCACGCGAGATGCGCGAGTCTTCGCAGGAATATAACCACGATCTGACCGAGGGCTTTTACTACATCGATGGCGACCGCACGGTGCTCAAAGGCAAGCGCTGGGCCGACGTCGGAGACATTGAGATCTGGCCAACCGTCCCGGCCCAGACCAACGACAAAGTCACGGCAGCGGTGAAAAAGATTCTCGCCCACAAAGCGTTTCCCATCCTCATCGGAGGCGATCACAGCATTACGTTTCCGTCGCTCCGCGCCCATGACGAACCGATCACGCTCATCCACATCGACGCGCATCTCGATACCTGGAGCGGTGCACCCGGCAACCTTGATCACGCTTCGTGGGTGTTGCGCGCCGCGCAATTACCGAACGTCAAAAGAATTGTACAAATCGGCATGCGCGGTCTGGCAAACGATCAGGAAGCGGTCGGCAACGCGCGCAAGATTCACACGCAGATCATCACCGCCGAAGAACTCCACCGTCGCGGCGTCGCCTGGGTGCTTGCGCAGATTCCGCCCAGCGAAAATATCTATATCTCATTTGACGTGGACTCCATGGACCCGACGCTCGCTCCCGGAACCGGCACGCTCGAGCCGGGCGGCCTCAGCTTCGCGGAAATCGACGATTTGCTCACCGGCATTCCCGCCAAAGGCAAATTGATCGGCATGGATATCATGGAAGTGAATCCGCTCCGCGATACCAGCGGTCGCACCGCCCAAACCGCGATCCGGCTATTGGTCGATACCCTCGGCGCAGCCTTCCACTGA
- a CDS encoding Flp family type IVb pilin, with product MSLKLGVKVIATLRQLWNDNQGQDVAEYAVMLAVILVIVIGTVRLIGGNANNVFSQVSSSMSQ from the coding sequence GTGTCACTCAAACTGGGGGTCAAAGTGATCGCAACCTTACGTCAGCTTTGGAATGACAATCAGGGACAGGACGTCGCGGAATACGCCGTGATGCTGGCCGTGATTCTTGTCATCGTGATTGGAACGGTTCGCCTGATCGGTGGGAACGCGAATAACGTATTCTCGCAAGTCTCGAGCTCAATGTCGCAATAG
- a CDS encoding response regulator transcription factor yields MDRQGRSIRIVIADDHPIFRDGLRRLLETESDMKVVGEGSDGREAVKLATEIKPDILLLDLAMPHHTGLDALRDLSTNTGAGAVRIILLTAAAEKKQIVEALQLGARGVVLKDSATQLLLKAIHAVMSGEYWVGRDSVSNLVQYLRNLMQSSSEESKQKKFGLTPRELEIVSAVVAGYANKEIAEYFKISEDTVKHHLSNIFDKLGVSTRLELALFAVNQGLPLKTIV; encoded by the coding sequence ATGGACAGACAAGGCCGTTCCATCCGTATCGTGATCGCCGACGATCATCCAATTTTCCGTGACGGTCTGCGCCGCCTGCTGGAGACTGAGTCGGACATGAAAGTGGTCGGCGAAGGCTCCGACGGCCGCGAAGCGGTGAAACTCGCAACCGAGATCAAGCCGGACATTCTGCTCCTCGATCTGGCCATGCCGCACCACACCGGTCTGGATGCGCTGCGTGATCTGAGTACGAATACCGGGGCGGGTGCGGTCCGGATCATCCTGTTGACCGCGGCGGCCGAAAAAAAACAGATTGTCGAGGCTTTACAGCTGGGCGCACGCGGCGTGGTGTTGAAGGACTCCGCTACTCAGTTGCTCTTGAAGGCCATCCACGCTGTGATGTCGGGAGAATATTGGGTTGGGCGCGACAGCGTCTCAAACCTGGTGCAATACCTTCGCAACCTGATGCAGAGTTCCAGCGAGGAATCCAAGCAAAAGAAATTTGGCCTGACGCCACGCGAGTTAGAAATCGTCTCGGCCGTGGTCGCGGGATACGCGAACAAGGAAATCGCGGAATATTTCAAAATTAGCGAAGATACGGTCAAACACCATCTCAGTAACATCTTCGATAAACTAGGGGTATCGACCCGTCTGGAACTCGCGTTGTTTGCCGTGAACCAGGGCCTTCCGCTGAAAACCATCGTCTAA
- the rlmN gene encoding 23S rRNA (adenine(2503)-C(2))-methyltransferase RlmN: MQTLQSNSLLGLTVQELTALVLDSGQPAYRGQQLFDAVYRQRIETLEQISTLPLDYRESLGAQGWLVGLPAISQKFVSSDGTVRYLMALSDGETVETVWMPEGDDGEIGDGSEAGDEGEAPSGAGNSWRRATICVSSQMGCAVNCRFCFTALLGVKRNLTAGEIVGQIAAVLRDQGVQPPMQRVNIVFMGMGEPFLNYDNFMKAVGLLVEGVGIPEGRMTVSTAGIVPRIHDFGREAVRPKLAISLNASNDALRSEVMPLNRKWNLRELIDAARAFPLRPRERLTFEYVLLDGVNDAPENARELTELVRGLRAKINLIALNSGVELSYRTPSQQRVEEFQRIVMAAGIPAFVRRPRGRDIFAACGQLKRTEIKLEVRG; this comes from the coding sequence ATGCAGACTTTGCAATCCAATTCGTTGCTCGGGCTTACGGTTCAGGAACTTACGGCGCTGGTCCTGGATTCGGGCCAGCCCGCCTATCGTGGCCAACAGCTATTTGATGCGGTGTATCGCCAGAGGATTGAGACCTTGGAACAGATTTCAACCTTGCCCCTGGACTACCGCGAGAGCCTTGGCGCGCAAGGCTGGCTGGTAGGGCTGCCGGCGATTTCGCAGAAATTTGTTTCGAGTGACGGAACGGTGCGCTACTTGATGGCCTTGTCGGACGGAGAAACGGTGGAGACCGTCTGGATGCCGGAGGGTGACGATGGCGAGATTGGCGACGGCAGTGAAGCGGGCGATGAGGGAGAAGCTCCGTCGGGCGCAGGGAACTCGTGGCGGCGAGCGACGATCTGCGTGTCGAGCCAGATGGGTTGTGCGGTCAATTGCCGGTTTTGTTTTACCGCGCTGCTGGGAGTGAAACGGAATCTTACGGCCGGAGAAATTGTCGGGCAGATTGCTGCCGTATTGCGAGATCAGGGAGTGCAGCCGCCGATGCAGCGCGTGAATATCGTGTTCATGGGGATGGGTGAGCCATTTCTAAATTACGACAATTTCATGAAGGCGGTTGGGCTGCTGGTTGAGGGCGTCGGGATTCCGGAAGGACGTATGACGGTTTCGACCGCAGGCATTGTTCCCCGTATTCATGATTTCGGACGGGAGGCGGTTCGTCCAAAGCTGGCGATTTCGTTGAACGCTTCGAATGACGCACTGCGCAGTGAAGTGATGCCTCTGAACCGGAAATGGAATCTGCGGGAGTTGATCGACGCTGCGCGAGCGTTTCCACTGCGACCGCGGGAACGTCTGACGTTTGAGTATGTTCTGTTGGACGGCGTCAACGACGCGCCGGAGAATGCTCGTGAACTGACGGAACTGGTGCGCGGACTTCGCGCAAAGATCAATCTGATTGCGCTTAACTCCGGAGTTGAATTGTCGTATCGGACGCCCAGCCAACAACGGGTTGAGGAGTTCCAGCGAATCGTGATGGCGGCGGGCATTCCTGCATTCGTGCGCAGGCCCCGGGGACGCGATATTTTTGCAGCTTGCGGACAACTGAAGAGAACGGAAATAAAGTTAGAGGTGAGAGGTTAG